One Lepus europaeus isolate LE1 chromosome 7, mLepTim1.pri, whole genome shotgun sequence DNA segment encodes these proteins:
- the SYVN1 gene encoding E3 ubiquitin-protein ligase synoviolin: MFRTAVMMAASLALTGAVVAHAYYLKHQFYPTVVYLTKSSPSMAVLYIQAFVLVFLLGKVMGKVFFGQLRAAEMEHLLERSWYAVTETCLAFTVFRDDFSPRFVALFTLLLFLKCFHWLAEDRVDFMERSPNISWLFHCRIVSLMFLLGTLDFLFVSHAYHSILTRGASVQLVFGFEYAILMTMVLTIFIKYVLHSVDLQSENPWDNKAVYMLYTELFTGFIKVLLYMAFMTIMIKVHTFPLFAIRPMYLAMRQFKKAVTDAIMSRRAIRNMNTLYPDATPEELQATDNVCIICREEMVTGAKRLPCNHIFHTSCLRSWFQRQQTCPTCRMDVLRASLPAQSPPPEPAEQGQPPAPHPPPLLPQPPNFPQGLLPPFPPGMFPLWPPVGPFAPVPPPPSSGEAAVPPSSSAAALAGPGGAASAAGPSATASAPAPGAGPAPEAGPAPGFPFPPPWMGMPLPPPFAFPPMPVPPAGFAGLTPEELRALEGHERQHLEARLQSLRNIHTLLDAAMLQINQYLTVLASLGPPRPAPATSPPEEAAPTVAAATSTGLPSSEATTPSPGASPAAPEMEKPPAPESVGAEELPEDGEPDAAELRRRRLQKLESPVAH; the protein is encoded by the exons ATGTTCCGCACCGCCGTGATGATGGCGGCCAGCCTGGCGCTGACCGGGGCCGTGGTGGCGCACGCCTACTACCTCAAACACCAGTTCTACCCGACTGTGGTGTACTTGACCAAGTCCAGCCCCAGCATGGCC GTGCTGTACATCCAGGCCTTCGTCCTTGTCTTCCTCCTGGGCAAGGTGATGGGCAAGGTGTTCTTCGGGcagctgagggcagcagagatggaG caccTTCTGGAACGTTCCTGGTATGCCGTGACTGAGACTTGTCTGGCCTTCACCGTGTTTCGGGACGACTTCAGCCCCCGCTTCGTGGCGCTCTtcactctcctcctcttcctcaaatGCTTCCACTGGCTGGCCGAGGACCGTGTGGACTTT ATGGAACGCAGTCCCAACatctcctggctcttccactgcCGCATTGTGT CCCTCATGTTCCTCCTGGGCACCCTGGACTTCCTGTTCGTCAGCCACGCCTATCACAGCATCCTGACCCGTGGGGCCTCTGTGCAGCTGGTGTTTGGCTTCGAG TACGCCATCCTGATGACCATGGTGCTCACCATCTTCATCAAGTATGTGCTGCACTCCGTGGACCTGCAGAGCGAGAACCCCTGGGACAACAAGGCCGTGTACATGCTCTACACGGAGCTGTTCACAG GCTTCATCAAAGTCCTGCTGTACATGGCCTTCATGACCATCATGATCAAGGTGCACACCTTCCCGCTCTTCGCCATCCGGCCCATGTACTTGGCCATGAG GCAGTTCAAGAAAGCTGTGACAGACGCCATCATGTCCCGCCGAGCCATCCGCAACATGAACACTCT gtACCCAGACGCCACCCCGGAGGAGCTCCAGGCGACGGACAACGTGTGCATCATCTGCCGAGAAGAGATGGTGACCGGGGCCAAGAGGCTGCCCTGCAACCACATCTTCCACACCAG CTGCCTGCGCTCCTGGTTCCAGCGGCAGCAGACCTGCCCCACCTGCCGCATGGACGTGCTGCGGGCCTCGCTGCCGGCCCAGTCACCGCCCCCTGAGCCTGCGGAGCAggggcagccccctgccccccaccctccacccctgctgccccagcccccgaACT tcccccagggcctcctgccGCCCTTCCCCCCAGGCATGTTCCCGCTGTGGCCCCCCGTGGGCCCCTTTGCGCCTGTCCCGCCACCCCCCAGCTCAGGAGAGGCCGCGGTTCCTCCATCCTCCAGTGCAG CCGCCCTCGCTGGGCCCGGGGGAGCAGCCTCCGCTGCCGGCCCCAGTGCCACTGCCTCCGCCCCAGCACCTGGCGCCGGCCCTGCCCCTGAGGCCGGCCCTGCCCCCGGCTTCCCTTTCCCCCCTCCTTGGATGGGTATGCCGCTGCCTCCACCCTTCG CCTTCCCCCCAATGCCCGTGCCCCCCGCGGGCTTTGCTGGGCTGACCCCGGAGGAGCTGCGGGCTCTGGAGGGCCATGAGCGGCAGCACCTGGAGGCCCGGCTGCAGAGCCTGCGCAACATCCACACGCTGCTGGACGCCGCCATGCTGCAGATCAACCAGTACCTCACCGTGCTGGCCTCCCTGGG GCCCCCCCGGCCTGCCCCTGCCACGAGCCCCCCCGAGGAGGCTGCGCCCACGGTGGCCGCCGCCACCTCCACCGGCCTCCCCAGCTCTGAGGCCACCACCCCATcgccaggagcctccccagcaGCCCCGGAGATGGAAAAGCCTCCAG CCCCGGAGTCTGTGGGCGCCGAGGAGCTGCCCGAGGACGGAGAGCCAGACGCTGCCGAgctgcgccgccgccgcctgcagaAGCTGGAGTCCCCTGTCGCCCACTGA
- the MRPL49 gene encoding large ribosomal subunit protein mL49 isoform X2, which yields MAGVVLRAASQAQGPPGHPSFVESTDEYQFVERLLPPASIPEPPKHECYPTPSGWQPPRDPPPSLPYLVRRSRMHNVPVYKDITHGNRQMTVIRKVEGDIWALQKDVEEFLSPLLGRTPVTQVNEVTGTLRVKGSFDEQLKAWLVEKGF from the exons ATGGCCGGGGTCGTGCTGCGGGCTGCG agccaggcccagggacCCCCGGGTCACCCCAGCTTTGTGGAATCCACGGATGAGTACCAGTTTGTGGAGCGCCTGTTGCCCCCCGCCAGCATCCCAGAGCCCCCAAAGCACGAGTGTTACCCCACCCCTAGTGGCTGGCAGCCTCCCAGAG ACCCCCCGCCCAGCCTGCCCTACTTGGTGCGCCGTTCTCGGATGCACAACGTCCCGGTCTACAAGGACATCACCCACGGTAACCGCCAGATGACCGTGATCCGGAAGGTGGAGGGGGACATCTGG GCCCTGCAGAAGGATGTGGAGGAGTTCTTGAGCCCGCTGCTGGGGaggacccctgtcacccaggtcAACGAGGTGACGGGCACCCTGCGGGTCAAGGGCTCCTTTGACGAGCAGCTCAAAGCCTGGCTGGTGGAGAAGGGCTTCTGA
- the MRPL49 gene encoding large ribosomal subunit protein mL49 isoform X1, producing MAGVVLRAAVRSWRVGVQPGCGLRPLSQAQGPPGHPSFVESTDEYQFVERLLPPASIPEPPKHECYPTPSGWQPPRDPPPSLPYLVRRSRMHNVPVYKDITHGNRQMTVIRKVEGDIWALQKDVEEFLSPLLGRTPVTQVNEVTGTLRVKGSFDEQLKAWLVEKGF from the exons ATGGCCGGGGTCGTGCTGCGGGCTGCGGTACGGAGCTGGCGCGTTGGCGTGCAGCCGGGCTGCGGGCTCCGGCCGCTG agccaggcccagggacCCCCGGGTCACCCCAGCTTTGTGGAATCCACGGATGAGTACCAGTTTGTGGAGCGCCTGTTGCCCCCCGCCAGCATCCCAGAGCCCCCAAAGCACGAGTGTTACCCCACCCCTAGTGGCTGGCAGCCTCCCAGAG ACCCCCCGCCCAGCCTGCCCTACTTGGTGCGCCGTTCTCGGATGCACAACGTCCCGGTCTACAAGGACATCACCCACGGTAACCGCCAGATGACCGTGATCCGGAAGGTGGAGGGGGACATCTGG GCCCTGCAGAAGGATGTGGAGGAGTTCTTGAGCCCGCTGCTGGGGaggacccctgtcacccaggtcAACGAGGTGACGGGCACCCTGCGGGTCAAGGGCTCCTTTGACGAGCAGCTCAAAGCCTGGCTGGTGGAGAAGGGCTTCTGA
- the FAU gene encoding ubiquitin-like FUBI-ribosomal protein eS30 fusion protein, whose protein sequence is MQLFVRAQELHTLEVTGRETVAQIKAHVASLEGIAPEDQVVLLAGTPLEDEATLGQCGVEALSTLDVAGRMLGGKVHGSLARAGKVRGQTPKVAKQEKKKKKTGRAKRRMQYNRRFVNVVPTFGKKKGPNANS, encoded by the exons ATGCAGCTGTTCGTTCGCGCGCAGGAGCTCCACACCCTCGAGGTGACCGGCCGGGAGACGGTCGCCCAGATCAAG gCTCACGTAGCCTCGCTGGAGGGCATCGCGCCCGAGGACCAAGTGGTGCTGCTAGCGGGGACGCCCCTGGAGGATGAGGCCACCCTGGGCCAGTGCGGCGTGGAGGCCCTGAGCACCCTGGACGTGGCCGGGCGCATGCTGGGAG GCAAAGTCCACGGCTCCCTGGCCCGCGCCGGCAAAGTGAGAGGTCAGACTCCCAAG GTGGCCAAgcaggagaagaagaagaagaagacgggCCGCGCCAAGCGACGGATGCAGTACAACCGGCGCTTCGTCAACGTGGTGCCCACCTTTGGCAAGAAGAAGGGCCCCAACGCCAACTCCTAG
- the ZNHIT2 gene encoding zinc finger HIT domain-containing protein 2, translating into MEPAGPCGFCPVGETRDARYTCPRCNAPYCSLRCYRAHGPCAEDFYRDQVLGELRGRSASPSRLASALRRLREQRETEDEPEAAGLSPGPAPGGPSGLWERLAPAEKAAFERLLSRGEAGRLLPPWRPWWWGRGDGPRLVEAVGDAAEPEPEPARPPAVPARIPALASLSRSPASPLVRFQLPNVLFAYAHALALYHGGGDDALLPDFCATLLGVSGALGAQRVFASCEEALQAAAHVLEAGEHPPGPLGTRGAMREASRILLGRGPADHKGYTLAALGHLARTLGRARKQTAAGEERDRLYRARKKCQYLLAWANENEAALGPLAADCARAHGAHAAAAEEVAALAGELERLWGGPVPPAAPAPRTLIEELPG; encoded by the coding sequence ATGGAGCCGGCCGGGCCGTGCGGCTTCTGCCCGGTCGGGGAGACGCGGGACGCGCGCTACACCTGCCCGCGCTGCAATGCGCCCTACTGCTCGCTGCGCTGCTATCGGGCGCACGGGCCCTGCGCTGAGGACTTCTACCGCGACCAGGTGCTGGGGGAGCTTCGCGGCCGCAGCGCCTCGCCCAGCCGCCTGGCCAGCGCCCTGCGCCGGCTGCGTGAGCAACGCGAGACCGAGGACGAGCCCGAGGCAGCAGGCCTCAGCCCGGGCCCCGCACCCGGCGGACCTTCGGGACTCTGGGAGCGGCTGGCGCCTGCCGAGAAAGCAGCCTTCGAGCGGCTGCTGAGCCGCGGCGAGGCCGGgcggctgctgcctccctggcggCCGTGGTGGTGGGGGCGCGGGGACGGACCCCGGCTGGTGGAGGCGGTGGGGGACGCCGCGgagcccgagcccgagcccgCCCGGCCGCCCGCCGTGCCCGCCCGCATCCCCGCGCTGGCCAGCCTGAGCCGCAGCCCGGCCTCGCCGCTCGTGCGCTTCCAGCTGCCCAACGTGCTGTTCGCCTACGCGCACGCCCTGGCCCTGTACCACGGCGGCGGCGACGACGCGCTGCTCCCCGACTTCTGCGCCACGCTGCTCGGCGTATCCGGGGCGCTGGGCGCCCAGCGAGTCTTCGCCTCTTGCGAGGAGGCCCTGCAGGCCGCAGCCCACGTCCTGGAAGCCGGCGAGCACCCGCCCGGGCCCCTGGGGACGCGGGGCGCCATGCGAGAGGCCAGCCGCATCCTGCTGGGCCGGGGCCCCGCCGACCACAAAGGCTACACGCTGGCCGCGCTGGGGCACCTGGCTCGGACCCTCGGCCGTGCCCGGAAACAGACGGCGGCTGGCGAAGAGCGAGATCGCCTCTACCGCGCCCGGAAGAAATGCCAGTACCTGCTGGCCTGGGCCAACGAGAACGAGGCGGCCCTCGGGCCCCTGGCTGCAGACTGCGCCAGGGCGCACGGCGCGCACGCGGCGGCCGCGGAGGAGGTGGCCGCCCTGGCCGGGGAGCTGGAGCGGCTCTGGGGCGGCCCTGTGCCCCCCGCCGCACCTGCCCCAAGGACTCTCATTGAAGAGCTCCCTGGCTGA
- the TM7SF2 gene encoding delta(14)-sterol reductase TM7SF2: MAPQSSRAPLEFGGPLGAAALLLLLPATMIHLLLVARSGPARLLGPPPYLPGLEALWSPRALLLLLGWLGLQAALYLLPARQVAEGQELKDKSRLRYPINGFRALVLTALLVGLGVAAGLPLRALPDMLLPLAFAATLTAFVFSLLLYLKARAAPASALAPGGNSGNPIYDFFLGRELNPRIYSFDFKYFCELRPGLIGWVLINLALLLQEAELRGSPSLAMWLVNGFQLLYVADALWNEEAVLTTMDITHDGFGFMLAFGDLVWVPFTYSLQAQFLLHHPQPLGLPMASAICLLNAVGYYIFRGANSQKNTFRKNPSDPRVADLETIPTATGRRLLVSGWWGMVRHPNYLGDLLMALAWSLPCGLSHLLPYFYIIYFTALLVHREARDERQCLQKYGRAWLEYCRRVPHRIVPYVY; encoded by the exons ATGGCCCCACAGAGCTCCCGGGCCCCGCTGGAATTCGGGGGGCCCCTGG GCGCCGCGGccttgctgttgctgctgcccGCCACCATGATCCACCTGCTGCTGGTGGCCCGCTCGGGCCCGGCGCGCCTCCTGGGCCCGCCCCCCTACCTGCCGGGGCTGGAGGCGCTGTGGAGCCCTCGGGCGCTGCTGCTACTGCTCGGCTGGCTCGGCCTGCAAGCGGCGCTCTACCTGCTGCCGGCGCGCCAG GTGGCCGAGGGGCAGGAGCTAAAGGACAAGAGCCGTCTGCGCTACCCCATTAAcg GCTTCCGGGCCCTGGTGCTGACAGCTctgctggtggggctgggggtggccgcCGGCCTGCCCCTGAGGGCGCTGCCGGACATGCTGCTGCCCCTGGCCTTCGCCGCCACGCTCACTGCCTTCGTCTTCAGTCTCCTTCTGTACCTGAAAGCTCGGGCGGCCCCCgcctcagccctggcccccgGGGGGAACTCAG GCAACCCCATTTACGACTTTTTCCTGGGACGGGAGCTCAACCCTCGCATTTACTCCTTTGACTTCAAATATTTCTGTGAGCTGCGGCCAGGCCTCATCGGCTGG gTCCTCATCaacctggccctgctgctgcaggAGGCCGAGCTGCGAGGGAGCCCCTCGCTGGCCATGTGGCTGGTCAACGGCTTCCAGCTGCTCTACGTGGCGGACGCGCTGTGGAACGAG GAGGCTGTGCTCACCACCATGGACATCACGCACGACGGCTTTGGCTTCATGCTGGCTTTCGGGGACCTGGTGTGGGTCCCCTTCACCTACAGCCTGCAGGCCCAGTTCCTGCTGCACCACCCTCAGCCGCTGGGGCTGCCCATGGCCTCGGCCATCTGCCTCCTCAACG CGGTCGGCTACTACATCTTCCGTGGGGCCAACTCCCAGAAAAACACTTTCCGAAAGAACCCTTCTGACCCGCGGGTGGCAG ACCTGGAGACCATCCCCACAGCCACGGGGCGGAGGCTGCTGGTGTCTGGGTGGTGGGGGATGGTCCGCCACCCCAACTACCTCGGGGACCTCCTCATGGCCCTGGCCTGGTCCCTGCCCTGCG GGCTGTCGCACCTGCTGCCCTACTTCTACATCATCTACTTCACGGCGCTGCTGGTGCACCGGGAGGCCCGGGACGAGCGGCAGTGCCTGCAGAAGTACGGCCGCGCGTGGCTGGAGTACTGCCGGCGCGTGCCCCACCGCATCGTGCCCTACGTCTACTGA
- the VPS51 gene encoding vacuolar protein sorting-associated protein 51 homolog, producing the protein MAAAAAGPGPGDAPEGPEAEAPERRRKAHGMLKLYYGLSEGEAAGRPPGPDPLDPTDLNGAHFDPEVYLDKLRRECPLAQLMDSETDMVRQIRALDSDMQTLVYENYNKFISATDTIRKMKNDFRKMEDEMDRLATNMAVITDFSARISATLQDRHERITKLAGVHALLRKLQFLFELPSRLTKCVELGAYGQAVRYQGRARAVLRQYQHLPSFRAIQDDCQVITAQLAQQLRQRFREGGSGAPEQAECVELLLALGEPAEELCEEFLEHARGRLEAELRSLEAELGPSPPAPDVLEFTDRGGSGFVGGLCQVAAAYQELFAAQGPAGAERLAAFARELGGRYFALVERRLAQEQGGGDNSLLVRALDRFHRRLRAPGALLAAAGLAEAATEIVERVARERLGHHLQGLRAAFLGCLTDVRQALAAPRLAGKEGPGLAELLASVASSILSHVKASLAAVHLFTAKEVSFSNKPYFRGEFCSQGVREGLIVGFIRSMCQTAQGFCDSPGEKGGATPPALLLLLSRLCLDYETATISYILTLTDEQFLVQDQSPVTPVSTLCAEARETARRLLTHYVKVQGLVISQMLRKSVETRDWLSTLEPRNVRAVMKRVVEDTTAIDVQVGLLYEEGVRKAQSSDSSKRTFSVYSSSRPQGRYAPSYTPSAPMDTNLLSNIQKLFSERIDVFSPVEFNKVSVLTGIIKISLKTLLECVRLRTFGRFGLQQVQVDCHFLQLYLWRFVADEELVHLLLDEVVASAALRCPDPVPMEPSVVEVICERG; encoded by the exons ATGGCGGCTGCTGCCGCCGGCCCGGGCCCGGGGGACGCCCCCGAGGGGCCCGAGGCGGAGGCTCCGGAGCGGCGGCGGAAGGCGCACGGGATGCTGAAGCTGTACTACGGCCTCTCGGAGGGGGAGGCCGCAGGGCGCCCCCCGGGCCCGGACCCCCTGGACCCGACTGACCTCAACGGGGCTCACTTCGACCCGGAAGTATATCTGGACAAG CTGCGTAGGGAGTGTCCCCTGGCCCAGCTGATGGACAGTGAGACGGACATGGTGCGGCAGATCCGGGCTCTAGACAGCGACATGCAGACCCTGGTCTATGAAAACTACAACAAGTTCATCTCAGCCACAG ACACCATCCGGAAGATGAAGAACGATTTCCGGAAGATGGAGGACGAGATGGACCGGCTGGCCACCAACATGGCCGTCATCACAGATTTCAGCGCGCGCATCAGCGCCACACTGCAGGACCGCCACGAGCGCATCACCAAGCTGGCTG ggGTCCACGCGCTGCTGCGGAAGCTGCAGTTCCTCTTCGAGCTGCCGTCGCGCCTCACCAAGTGCGTGGAGCTGGGCGCCTACGGGCAGGCGGTGCGCTACCAGGGCCGCGCACGCGCCGTGCTGCGGCAGTACCAGCACCTGCCCTCCTTCCGCGCCATCCAGGACGACTGCCAGGTCATCACGGCCCAGCTAGCCCAGCAGCTGCGCCAGCGCTTCAG GGAGGGCGGCTCGGGCGCCCCGGAGCAGGCGGAGTGCGTGGagctgctgctggccctgggcgAGCCTGCGGAGGAGCTGTGCGAGGAGTTCCTGGAGCACGCGCGGGGGCGGCTGGAGGCGGAGCTGCGCAGCCTGGAGGCCGAGCTGGggccctccccgcccgcccccgaCGTGCTGGAGTTCACCGACCGCGGCGGCAGCGGCTTCGTGGGCGGCCTCTGCCAGGTGGCGGCGGCCTACCAGGAGCTGTTCGCAGCGCAGGGCCCGGCGGGCGCCGAGAGGCTGGCCGCCTTCGCCCGGGAGCTGGGCGGCCGCTACTTTGCGCTGGTGGAGCGGCGCCTGGCGCAGGAGCAGGGTGGCGGTGACAACTCGCTGCTGGTGCGGGCGCTGGATCGCTTCCACCGGCGCCTGCGGGCGCCTGGGGCCCTGCTGGCCGCCGCTGGGCTCGCCGAGGCAGCCACTGAGATCGTGGAGAGAGTGGCCCGGGAGCgcctgggccaccacctgcagggcctgcGGGCCGCCTTCCTGGGCTGCCTGACCGACGTGCGCCAGGCGCTGGCCGCGCCGCGCCTCGCCGGGAAGGAAGGGCCCGGCCTGGCCGAGCTGCTGGCCAGCGTGGCCAGCTCCATCCTGAGTCACGTCAAGGCCTCGCTGGCCGCCGTGCACCTCTTCACCGCCAAGGAGGTGTCCTTCTCCAACAAGCCCTACTTCCGG ggcgaGTTCTGCAGCCAGGGGGTCCGCGAGGGCCTCATTGTGGGCTTCATCCGCTCCATGTGCCAGACGGCTCAGGGCTTCTGCGACAGCCCAGGGGAGAAGGGGGGGGCCACGCCGCCCGCCctgctcctgctgctctcccGCCTCTGCCTGGACTACGAGACGGCCACCATCTCCTACATCCTCACCCTCACCGACGAACAGTTTCTGGTGCAG GACCAGTCTCCAGTGACGCCCGTGAGCACACTGTGTGCAGAGGCCAGGGAGACGGCACGGCGGCTGCTGACCCACTACGTGAAGGTGCAGGGCCTGGTCATATCGCAGATGCTGCGCAAGAGTGTGGAGACGCGGGACTGGCTCAGCACCCTGGAGCCCCGGAACGTGCGCGCCGTCATGAAGCGGGTGGTGGAGGACACGACTGCCATTGACGTGCAG GTGGGGCTCCTGTACGAAGAGGGCGTCCGCAAGGCCCAGAGCAGCGACTCGAGCAAGAGGACCTTCTCCGTGTACAGCAGCTCGCGGCCGCAGGGTCGCTATGCGCCCAGCTACACGCCCAG TGCCCCGATGGACACCAACCTCCTGAGCAACATCCAGAAGCTGTTCTCGGAGCGGATTGACGTGTTCAGCCCTGTGGAGTTCAACAAG GTGTCGGTGCTGACGGGCATCATCAAGATCAGCCTGAAGACGCTGCTGGAGTGCGTGCGGCTGCGCACCTTCGGGCGCTTcgggctgcagcaggtgcaggtggacTGCCACTTCCTGCAGCTCTACCTGTGGCGCTTCGTGGCCGACGAGGAGCTcgtgcacctgctgctggacGAAGTGGTGGCCTCGGCCGCCCTGCGCTGCCCGGATCCAGTGCCCATGGAGCCCAGCGTCGTCGAGGTCATCTGCGAGCGCGGCTAG